The window TTAACAGAACGGGGTTCATAACGGGGAAGTACTTTTAGATAATAATCAAGCGTTATCCCGGTATCGATGATATCTTCAACGATTAAAACATCTTTGTCCTTTAATGATATTTCAACATCTTTGGTGATTTTTACTTCGCCAGAAGTGGCATCAGCGTATCCGTAACTTGCAAGCCTAACAAAGTCTATTTCAAGCTGTTCAAGGTGAACGGCTCGCACCAGATCAGCAAGAAAAATAAAGGCTCCCTTAAGAATTCCAATAAAAACCACCCTGCGCCCCTGATAATCTTTTGAAATATCCCGGGCAAGCTCTTTAATACGTTTGGCAATCTCTTCTTGAGAAATAACAAGCTTTAACCTTTCCATTTTTCCCTCCCACTCTGATGTGGATACCTCAGAGAACGGATTTTGGCAACGAAGAATTTCTTCTTGTTGGGAGTAAAGTCATGAATAGCCCAAGGGGATCCCTTCATTTTTCGTTCCGAAAAATAGGAACGGTTACTAGAAAACGATGTCAACTAAAAATGCTTTCGGTAATGCCGAGAAAACTACTTAAGTCTATGTGCTAGGTGATTGATAAGGGTTTGGGCCGCGTTTAGCACCCGACGGGCGTCTTCCTGGGTAAGGGATCCAAGCCCCAAATTAGTTTCAAGGAAAATATCTTCGTGGCTCGCAAGCCTTTTAAACAAATCAAGAAACTTAACGGCTTCTTTTACCGGACGCGGGGCCTGCTTCCCTTCAGGAAAATGAAGAAAAATTTTTTCAAGAGAAGGCTCAGCGATACGCTTTCCTGCCTTCTTTTCCATGGCTTTTAAGGCCTTGCGCGCTGCCTGCCAAGCCAGATGAGCCGAAATGTCAGGGTCCTTGGCAAGAAGTTCTTCAGCACGCTTTAAGTCTTTCAAAGATGTCTCGAGCCATGATGAAGGCTTCTGGGATTCAAGTACTGGTTCTTTAGTATTCCCTTTGCGTTTCAAAAAACTAAACATCACCCTCTAAGCCGTAACATCTGTCCAGGATATGCATCAAGGGTGTTAAGCTTTATGATAACTTTATCTTCACAAGAGGAAAACATCTCATAAAGGGAAGAAAGAGCCTTACGAGCCTTTGCTAGGGCCTCATCGCGCGCAAAACTTATTTCTAGCAAAAGAAGCTTAGGACTCAAGTTAAAACGCGCTTCCAGGTAACCCAAACGAGAAAGAAAAAGCACCAACAAAAAGCTTCGCACACCCGGTTTAGCAAAAGCAATTTCCCGGTCCTCATAAAGGTAGCTCCAGGAAACCCTATCTCCAAAAAGAAAAGGAATAACAAACTGGCCTTCCTGCCAGAGTTTCAGGAAGTGTTCTCTAATTTCAAGACGAAATTTTTTTGCATCTCCTTTTGTTTGTTTAGCAGAGCTATCTTTGCTCAAGGTTTTAAAAAAGTGGTCTACTAAGAAAAACAAAGCTTCTTTGGCCTTTTTAGGGGAAGCGCTTTGCCATTTAAAAATATCAAGCAGCTTAAAGTTTTGCTCTTCTTGGGGAAGAAGTTTGAGAAGTGTTTGTGACGTATGCTTTAAAAGGGGTTTTATGTCTTTTTCTCCTTTGGTTTCAATGGTTAAAACTAAAGGCGGGCCAAGGGAGGCTACTTTGAGCCTTATTACTTGGCCAGGCTTAAAAAGATTTTGGGGTAAATGTTCAGCCAGCATGGCCTCAAGCTTTTCGTTTCCCACAAAAAGCGTAAGCAACCTTCCTTCGATAGTTTCAACCCTCGCAGTAAAGGCGCGCCCAGGGGTGAGGATTTCTATTAGCCCCTGAGGGATATTGCGCAAAGAAATAGGCAAAGGGCCACGGATAGGATCCATTGTTTTTTTATTTTTTCTTTGAAACCGAAAGAATAAGGGCTACCTCGCCCTCTTGGAGCCCTGTTTCTTTGGCAATCTCTGCTACAGAAAGCCCTTTTTGGGCAAGTTTGCGTACTTTTTCTTTGATATCCTGAGAATCACTACGTGTGCTTTCCCAGGCGCTAGCCCCAGTCTCGAGAGCAGAAATAATTTTTTCAGAAATTTCTTGTTTTTTGGCAATGTTTTCTGAAAGCTTCTCACAAAGCTCGTTGGCAGTCTTTAAACGCTTTTCTATTTCATCAAAGGGTATCTTTTGCAGTCGTCTTACCTGCAAATAAAGAAGCAGAATTAAAAACAAAAGCAACAGATCAAAAACAGCCTGTAATAAGAAAAAAAGATCTAAATCCAGCATAGGTTAAACTTTGATGTCTATGTGTTTTCCTTTTCCTGGTAAAGATATTTTGGGCTTTTCTTTAGTTGTTTTTGTTTTAGCTTTCTTTTTGGACGACTGCTGCCTTTCGCGAGGCAAACGCTCTGAGGCGTTTTCCACCCGTAGGTAAGCTGGGGTAATAGCAAATGGAGCTTTTATGTCATCTGGCATGTCATTTTAAAACATAACCACTTATTTTAATCTCTACAGGAACTACATCACCTATTTTCTTTTTTGTCAAATAATCCATAAACTCCCGCTCGATCACTTTGGCTCCCTTAGGGTTTTCCCAGAGGTAAAGAGGCACATTGCGAAGTAGTCGGTAAAGTTCTTCGCGGAAAAGGGCTTTATTTTTTTGTGCACGTAAATAATCTACTTCTTTGGCAAAATAAAGCATGACTTTTGCTTTTACAAAGAGATACTCACCGGTTTCGCGGCGATAAGGGATAAGAAAATCCTTAAGAAAAAGAATCTTTCTTCCTTCCACCGCAATAGGTGAAGAAACAACCGGGGGTTCCGGTTCTTGCTCTTTCTTTTGGGGAACTTGAACCTTGGAAGGAGCCTTTTCTTTTTGA of the Thermodesulfatator atlanticus DSM 21156 genome contains:
- the hpt gene encoding hypoxanthine phosphoribosyltransferase, which encodes MERLKLVISQEEIAKRIKELARDISKDYQGRRVVFIGILKGAFIFLADLVRAVHLEQLEIDFVRLASYGYADATSGEVKITKDVEISLKDKDVLIVEDIIDTGITLDYYLKVLPRYEPRSVKVCCLIDKPERREVEISIDYRGFYVPKGFLVGYGLDFAEKYRHLPAIYEIERVS
- a CDS encoding HEPN domain-containing protein; this encodes MFSFLKRKGNTKEPVLESQKPSSWLETSLKDLKRAEELLAKDPDISAHLAWQAARKALKAMEKKAGKRIAEPSLEKIFLHFPEGKQAPRPVKEAVKFLDLFKRLASHEDIFLETNLGLGSLTQEDARRVLNAAQTLINHLAHRLK
- a CDS encoding DUF6115 domain-containing protein; translation: MLDLDLFFLLQAVFDLLLLFLILLLYLQVRRLQKIPFDEIEKRLKTANELCEKLSENIAKKQEISEKIISALETGASAWESTRSDSQDIKEKVRKLAQKGLSVAEIAKETGLQEGEVALILSVSKKK